A DNA window from Hordeum vulgare subsp. vulgare chromosome 1H, MorexV3_pseudomolecules_assembly, whole genome shotgun sequence contains the following coding sequences:
- the LOC123443409 gene encoding histone H2B.1-like: MAPKAEKKPAAKKPAEEEPTAEKAPAAKKPKAEKRLPAGKTSGKDGGEKKGKKKAKKSVETYKIYIFKVLKQVHPDIGISSKAMSIMNSFINDIFEKLAGEAAKLARYNKKPTITSREIQTSVRLVLPGELAKHAVSEGTKAVTKFTSS, encoded by the coding sequence ATGGCCCCCAAGGCGGAGAAGAAGCCGGCGGCGAAGAagcccgcggaggaggagccgacgGCGGAGAAGGCCCCGGCGGCGAAGAAGCCCAAGGCCGAGAAGCGGCTGCCGGCGGGGAAGACCTCCGGCAAGGACGGCGgcgagaagaagggcaagaagaaggcgaagaagaGCGTGGAGACGTACAAGATCTACATCTTCAAGGTGCTCAAGCAGGTGCACCCCGACATCGGCATCTCCTCCAAGGCCATGTccatcatgaactccttcatcaacgacatcttcgaGAAGCTCGCCGGTGAGGCCGCCAAGCTCGCCCGCTACAACAAGAAGCCCACCATCACCTCCCGGGAGATCCAGACCTCCGTCCGCCTCGTCCTCCCCGGCGAGCTCGCCAAGCACGCCGTCTCCGAGGGCACCAAGGCCGTCACCAAGTTCACCTCCTCTTAG